A stretch of Synechococcus sp. WH 8020 DNA encodes these proteins:
- a CDS encoding TM2 domain-containing protein, translated as MTVLSETEISNKKLAAGLLGIFLGSFGIHKFVLGYNNAGIIMLVVSLAGGVVTCGIATGVMSVIGMIEGIIYLTKSTDEFREMYLDQQKAWF; from the coding sequence ATGACCGTGCTGTCGGAAACTGAAATCAGCAACAAGAAGCTGGCAGCAGGTCTGTTAGGCATTTTTTTGGGCTCATTCGGAATTCACAAATTTGTGTTGGGGTACAACAACGCCGGAATCATCATGTTGGTGGTGAGTTTGGCGGGTGGTGTTGTGACCTGTGGCATCGCCACTGGTGTGATGTCAGTGATTGGAATGATTGAAGGCATCATCTATCTCACGAAATCCACAGACGAATTCCGGGAGATGTATCTCGATCAGCAAAAGGCTTGGTTCTGA